AGAGTTTTGTTTTGATTTCAATAAAACCCAAAGTGCTGCTactgtttgaagaagaagaagaagaagaagaaggaggatgAAGATAGCAGTGGAAGGGTGCATGCATGGCGAACTCGACAATGTCTACAAAACCCTCAAGCATCTCGAGGAAACCCAAAACATCAAAATCGATCTCCTCCTCTGCTGCGGAGATTTCCAGGTACTTACTACTTCACATTTCACAATCACTTCACAAATTCTCAATCTTTTCATTAATTAACTGTGCACTTCGTGAAGATTAGGCTGTTAGGAATGAGCAAGATTTGAAAAGCATGAACGTTCCCCCGAAATTCCGATCCATGAATTCGTTCTGGAAGTACTATTCTGGCTTGGAGGTTGCTCCTTATCCCACCATCTTCATCGGTGGCAACCATGAAGCCTCCAATTACTTGTGGGAAATGTgagttatttttcttctcttgtagtttagggtttagggtttaggaatTTAGGGCACTGCTAACTTTTGAAGTTGTGCGTGTATTGTAACTAGGTATTATGGAGGATGGGCTGCACCTAATATATATTTCTTGGGAGTTGCTGGGGTAATCAAGTTTGGGAATGTCCGAATTGGTGGGCTTTCCGGCATTTATAATGCTCGCCACTATAAATCAGGTTGTTAATCTGCTTTTGTATCTTTGCTATGAATGAGTTATAGGCTTGTATTGGTACTACCATTTAACAAACTATTTGTTGAATGGCTCTTGCATTAAGGGTTAGTgtgtagggagtgtagtattttcTGTTGTAATTACTATATGATGATACAGGGTGTTTGTTCTTTGTGCAGGACACTTTGAGAGACCTCCCTATGATCAGAGCACCATCAGGTCCGTGTATCATGTTCGAGAATACGATGTTCACAAACTCATGCAAATTGAGGAACCGATTGATATCTTTCTTTCTCATGATTGGCCCGTGAGGATCACTGATTGTGGGGATTGGAGGGAGCTTGTACGGCGAAAGCCCTTTTTTAAGCAGGAGGTGTTATTTTTCAGTTGATTGTTCTTTTAATCGAGGAGCTTATTTAGCAATGTATTTAATTTATAACTAATTCTTGCTGGGTGTCGATGACTtcgggtttttttttttcattcttttggCTAAAACCTCATTGTCTTGCTACTCAAAAGCCCTAAAATTCAGGACACTATCCTCACTTCTTTTTATACAAGGCAAAAATGAAGCTGTCATATACATAATCTTTTTTGAGCAGTCATATAATCTTTGATGGCATgcattatctttttttttttttaattacattgTTTATGACAGCATGATATTCTCATTTTTGCCAGATTGAGGAAGGAAGACTTGGGAGTAAAGCTGCTTCTCAACTTCTAGGTAAACTGAAACCACAATATTGGTTTTCTGCTCATTTACATTGCAAGTTTGCTGCTCTTGTTCAGCACGGGGAAGGAGGTCCGCTGACAAAATTCCTTGCACTTGATAAATGTCTTCCTCGGCGCGACTTCTTGCAGGTATAGACTATAGAGGCTTAAGTATTAAGTGCAGGCTAATCCTCTGTAATGGCTGTTTTATGTTAGTAACCAAACTCATGGTATGTCCTGCATGTTTAGATAGTGGAAATCGAATCAGAGGCAGGCCCTTATGAGATTCAGTATGATGAAGAATGGTTAGCCATAACAAGGAGGTTCAACTCTATATTCCCGCTGACACCCAAGGGTGCAGATTTCAGGTGTGTGCATTATAGTGACCTTAAATAACGCATATAATTTGAGTACTCATTTAAAATCATATTTGTCCTGCTGTTCTCGCCTCCCTTCCTACCAAAgtttaaaaaactaataatttcTATTTGCATTGGTGACAGAGGTGTGAATCTTGAGATGGATGATTGTCGCCAATGGGTTAGAAGCAGGTTACAACAGAGAGGGTGCAAaccttttgaatttgttaaaaCTGCTCCGTGTTATGATCCTTCTCAATCCAATTTTCATGGTTCTTTTGCTGGTATTTCTTTGTTTTCCATTGCAAACTCCAAATTAACTATAGTTCACCTTGATCTATGGTTAAAGATGATATCCTAATATCGTTTATTCTTTCTGCAGGTTGTCCTCGGAATCCTCAAACAGAATCTCTTTTACAGTTTCTTGACCTTCCATACCTCCTTGATAAGAATCCTGAATCAACTGACTTGTCACCTTATCCTTCTCGCTCCATTGGAAGAGGTAAACTTTAGCCTTTCTTAATTGTCATCGTCTCATATGGGAAGCCATTCTTTTAGTAGTTATCTCTTCTAATTGGTATTGCTGATGTCATTGCCAAAGTTGCTTCAATAGCATTACAACGGTATTATATTTTTGTCTCTTAAAAACTTTTTCTGAGTTAATCacttatataaaattatttttattcatatctAGGCCCTGTCGATTATGACAGTGAAGACATTCCTATTGATGATTTGGAAGATGATGATCTCTCAAATGTTCAAGACGTGGAAACTGAACTTTGAACTGCTGAATCAATTTTGCAATTGACTAGCATTTTAGACCAATTGACTGGAGACTTATTTTTGAGTTTCTatgtacataaataattaacaaaccAAAACAAAGCCTTTAGGCCTTTTCAATAGTTACAGTTGTGGACTTGTGGTTGCCAAGCCACACcaacaaacaattaaaaaatggTGACCCACCCATGATTTTGCCCCTTGTACTGCAAAGTCTAGCTGGATCTGACAAATAGTGTTGTATACTTGTACTTAACAACTCAATGAGAAAATTTGTTCCATTTCAAGGGATTTATTAATGCTGTTCTTCTCAACGGTATCTAGACATCACCATTCATTCGCTATTTAGGAAGATTTATGTGTATGCCATGATTTCTTTTATGTGAtttaacttttaacttttcaaaAAAGTAAATTGATATTTACTGCTGGTCCAagataaaaaaacataaatgtTTTATGTTCCTTGGGACTAATATTTTCAACTTTCAAATTTGCAAGTTGAAATATCATTTAGGTTATACTTTATGCGATAATTTGAAGAAAATAGTAAACATTTTCCA
This sequence is a window from Arachis stenosperma cultivar V10309 chromosome 10, arast.V10309.gnm1.PFL2, whole genome shotgun sequence. Protein-coding genes within it:
- the LOC130955857 gene encoding lariat debranching enzyme yields the protein MKIAVEGCMHGELDNVYKTLKHLEETQNIKIDLLLCCGDFQAVRNEQDLKSMNVPPKFRSMNSFWKYYSGLEVAPYPTIFIGGNHEASNYLWEMYYGGWAAPNIYFLGVAGVIKFGNVRIGGLSGIYNARHYKSGHFERPPYDQSTIRSVYHVREYDVHKLMQIEEPIDIFLSHDWPVRITDCGDWRELVRRKPFFKQEIEEGRLGSKAASQLLGKLKPQYWFSAHLHCKFAALVQHGEGGPLTKFLALDKCLPRRDFLQIVEIESEAGPYEIQYDEEWLAITRRFNSIFPLTPKGADFRGVNLEMDDCRQWVRSRLQQRGCKPFEFVKTAPCYDPSQSNFHGSFAGCPRNPQTESLLQFLDLPYLLDKNPESTDLSPYPSRSIGRGPVDYDSEDIPIDDLEDDDLSNVQDVETEL